A window from Lentimicrobium sp. L6 encodes these proteins:
- a CDS encoding YitT family protein has protein sequence MSFVTKEKLFSLDWFKVYSLILLGTFIMSAGFVFFISPYKMAPGGVYGVAIILHHMLGLPIGMVGLALDIPLTLIGIKILGPRFGIKTVVGFVSTSLWITLLENLWGYEALVDNAPLLSSIYGGALIGVGLGMVFKAKATSGGTDIIAMIVSKYTKLPVGQALIIIDSVIVLGGLVAFGDWMIPLLSWLVIFLTGKIIDAMVEGVGYEKSVMIISEKHELIRDKIINDMRRGGTYLNGTGMYQGAEKKIIMTVVTRRELVLLKHFIGSIDNKAFIMVSDANEIMGDGFKSLNDD, from the coding sequence ATGTCATTTGTAACAAAAGAAAAGCTTTTTAGTCTAGACTGGTTCAAAGTCTACAGCCTAATTTTACTAGGAACATTTATTATGTCTGCTGGCTTTGTATTCTTTATAAGCCCTTATAAAATGGCTCCTGGAGGCGTTTATGGGGTAGCCATCATTCTACACCACATGCTTGGATTACCCATAGGGATGGTCGGATTAGCATTAGACATTCCACTCACCTTAATTGGTATTAAAATACTAGGACCACGCTTCGGCATTAAAACTGTAGTTGGGTTTGTAAGTACTTCACTTTGGATCACCCTACTGGAGAATCTTTGGGGTTATGAGGCTTTAGTGGACAACGCTCCTCTCCTTTCTTCAATTTATGGTGGTGCCTTGATTGGAGTTGGCCTAGGGATGGTATTTAAAGCCAAAGCTACAAGTGGCGGTACAGATATTATTGCAATGATAGTCTCTAAGTATACCAAACTACCCGTTGGTCAAGCATTAATTATTATTGATTCAGTTATTGTATTGGGAGGATTAGTTGCCTTTGGAGACTGGATGATCCCTCTTTTAAGTTGGCTGGTTATCTTCCTAACTGGTAAAATTATTGATGCCATGGTAGAAGGAGTTGGCTACGAAAAATCGGTGATGATTATTTCTGAAAAGCATGAATTAATAAGAGATAAGATTATTAATGATATGAGACGTGGAGGAACTTATTTAAATGGCACAGGCATGTATCAAGGTGCTGAGAAAAAAATCATCATGACTGTGGTTACTAGAAGAGAATTGGTGCTATTAAAACATTTCATCGGAAGTATTGATAACAAAGCTTTCATTATGGTTTCTGATGCAAATGAAATCATGGGAGATGGTTTTAAATCTCTTAATGACGATTAA
- a CDS encoding N-acetylmuramoyl-L-alanine amidase, which translates to MTTNTKSNSLVFLTLVNTKTRYFTQNILFFLLILFIFLPHEKITAQNTLNKIVIDAGHGGKDPGASGKYSREKDVVLSIALKTGQLIKQKHPEVEIIYTRKTDVFIPLKERAEIANKSNADLFISIHCNSNKSSQPHGSETYVMGLHKSEANLNVAKAENAAILFEDDYETNYDGFDPTSEESHIIFNFFQNSFSSHNLDLATKMQYQFTNKTPLKDRGVKQAGFWVLYKTTMPGVLLELGFLSNTNDEKFLNSTNGQKKLSDAIAVAVSDYKKSHDAIEKDKAKHKNHDITSSPSDDEKKNEMTTIKPEENVIVPTLIEEEKTKTEAKPIEEEKPVIASEKVIYKVQFLSLSTQKKLEGGKYSSLPTISSYPHKGMYRYTSGESDNYEEALVLQAKVRKAGFNDAFLVAFLNGVRISIKEARAKNRE; encoded by the coding sequence ATGACTACAAACACAAAATCAAATAGCTTAGTGTTTTTAACTTTGGTTAACACTAAAACCCGATATTTTACCCAAAACATCCTTTTTTTCTTATTGATATTATTCATTTTTCTTCCACACGAAAAAATAACCGCTCAAAACACCTTAAACAAAATCGTAATTGACGCCGGTCATGGAGGAAAAGACCCCGGAGCTTCCGGAAAATACAGCCGTGAAAAAGATGTAGTGCTTTCGATTGCACTAAAAACTGGCCAATTAATTAAACAAAAACATCCAGAAGTTGAAATTATATACACCAGAAAAACTGATGTTTTTATTCCCTTAAAGGAAAGAGCAGAAATCGCAAATAAATCAAATGCTGATCTATTCATCTCTATCCATTGTAATTCCAACAAATCATCACAACCACATGGCAGCGAAACTTACGTGATGGGATTACATAAAAGCGAAGCCAATTTAAACGTAGCAAAAGCTGAAAATGCGGCCATACTTTTTGAGGATGATTACGAAACTAATTATGATGGTTTTGATCCAACCTCTGAAGAAAGTCATATAATTTTTAACTTTTTTCAAAATAGTTTTAGTTCTCACAATCTAGACTTAGCTACAAAAATGCAATATCAATTTACCAACAAAACCCCTCTAAAAGACAGAGGAGTAAAACAAGCTGGATTTTGGGTATTATATAAAACTACAATGCCTGGTGTGCTTTTGGAGCTTGGATTTTTAAGTAATACCAATGATGAAAAGTTTTTAAATAGCACAAATGGACAGAAGAAATTAAGTGATGCTATTGCTGTGGCTGTCAGTGATTATAAAAAAAGTCATGATGCCATAGAAAAAGATAAGGCGAAACACAAAAATCATGATATCACCTCTTCTCCTTCTGATGACGAAAAGAAAAATGAAATGACAACTATCAAGCCAGAGGAAAATGTTATTGTACCAACTCTAATTGAGGAGGAAAAAACAAAAACGGAGGCTAAGCCTATTGAAGAAGAGAAACCAGTTATTGCTTCAGAAAAGGTTATTTATAAGGTTCAATTCTTAAGCCTCTCTACGCAAAAAAAATTAGAAGGTGGAAAATATTCTAGCCTACCCACCATCTCATCTTATCCACATAAAGGAATGTATAGATACACTTCTGGGGAGTCTGATAATTATGAGGAAGCCTTAGTATTACAGGCAAAAGTGCGCAAAGCCGGTTTTAATGATGCTTTTTTAGTGGCTTTTTTAAATGGCGTAAGAATCAGCATTAAAGAAGCTAGAGCTAAGAATAGAGAGTGA
- a CDS encoding putative LPS assembly protein LptD, giving the protein MDTIANDSVAMDSIPPMQSSTLDAQVDYQAKDSLRFDLRTRKVFLYKEDNITYGSINLQGDYMEIDFTKNEIYSRGMEDSTGKVMGEPIFKESDDEFASVEMKYNFDTKKGLISGVSTEESGGFLHGEKIKKMPDNTAYIQGGRFTTCDLDHPHYAFRFRKSKVIPGDKIITGPAYFEIADVPTPLLVPFGLFPNQSGKQSGIIIPSYGESASQGFYFRDGGYYWAVSDYMDLEFLGSIYTRGSWALNTKASYKKRYRYTGNLNLKYAINIVGSEGSPDYNKSNDFAIQWSHSQDPKSRPKSKFSANVNMRSSSYNQYELSNTYEDKVSSTFQSSVNYSTRFGENWNFNANLSHSQNTQTKIVTMTLPQISLSGTRFYPFRKKDKAGALKWYDNIYLTYTMDAKNTVSVADSMMFAPGWEQYFNNGMQHKIPISSSVKILKYLNWTNSINLTSRWYSQHIDRYWIDATNIDNDTLGSMGQDTISGFITANDFSLSSNVSTKLYGMYSFGKNSPVKAIRHVVTPTVGFSYRPDFSESQYGYYDSYINAYTEEVVEYSLFANGIYGSPGSGKSGNLNFSLANNIEMKVRDRNDTVTGDRKIVLIDNLTFTTSYNMAVDSLNWQPLRISGRTKLFKNIDIRYNSLWDPYILDSAGTKNLNQTEWSVNRRLYRMENMSWSTGLNLTLNNNTLKDGLFKKEDKPKSIDKKKEETKSGTIPWSINLSYNLSYNMRHDYLNYELIRDNDVTQTLGFTANLQLTPNWKMNFRSGYDFKNEKLTTTMIDIVRDLHCWEMRFNWTPFGTWKSWNFSINIKSSMFKDLKVEKKKSHLDY; this is encoded by the coding sequence ATGGATACAATTGCTAATGATTCTGTAGCGATGGATTCAATTCCCCCCATGCAATCCTCCACTTTGGATGCGCAAGTAGATTATCAGGCCAAAGATTCCCTTCGTTTTGATTTAAGAACTCGAAAGGTCTTTTTGTATAAAGAAGATAACATCACTTATGGTAGTATTAATCTGCAAGGTGATTATATGGAAATAGATTTTACTAAAAATGAGATTTATTCACGAGGAATGGAAGACAGTACTGGAAAAGTGATGGGGGAGCCTATCTTTAAAGAATCTGATGATGAATTTGCTAGTGTGGAGATGAAATATAATTTCGATACTAAAAAAGGATTAATATCTGGAGTTTCCACAGAAGAAAGTGGTGGATTTTTACATGGTGAGAAAATTAAGAAAATGCCAGATAATACTGCTTATATACAGGGAGGTAGGTTTACCACTTGTGATCTCGACCATCCACATTATGCCTTCCGTTTTCGTAAATCGAAAGTAATACCTGGTGATAAAATTATCACAGGTCCAGCTTATTTTGAGATTGCTGATGTGCCGACTCCTCTGCTGGTTCCTTTTGGGTTATTTCCTAACCAAAGTGGAAAACAAAGCGGTATCATTATACCTTCTTATGGAGAATCTGCTTCACAGGGTTTTTATTTTAGGGATGGGGGATATTATTGGGCGGTAAGCGATTATATGGACCTAGAATTTTTAGGAAGTATTTATACAAGAGGTTCGTGGGCTCTTAATACCAAAGCTTCTTATAAGAAAAGATATAGGTATACAGGTAATCTAAATTTAAAATATGCCATAAATATTGTGGGAAGCGAAGGTTCTCCAGATTATAATAAAAGTAATGACTTTGCCATTCAATGGAGTCACTCCCAAGACCCTAAATCCAGACCGAAAAGTAAATTTTCAGCCAATGTGAATATGCGTTCAAGTTCTTATAATCAATATGAGCTTAGCAATACCTATGAAGATAAAGTATCTAGTACTTTTCAGTCAAGTGTAAACTATTCTACTCGTTTTGGCGAGAATTGGAACTTTAATGCCAACTTGTCGCATAGTCAGAATACTCAAACAAAAATAGTAACCATGACCTTGCCGCAAATCTCATTGAGCGGAACTCGTTTTTATCCTTTTAGAAAAAAAGACAAGGCAGGTGCATTAAAATGGTACGATAATATTTACTTGACTTATACCATGGATGCTAAGAATACAGTGTCTGTTGCCGATTCTATGATGTTTGCCCCAGGTTGGGAACAGTATTTTAATAATGGGATGCAGCACAAAATCCCTATCAGTAGTAGTGTTAAGATTTTGAAGTATTTAAACTGGACCAATTCTATTAATTTAACATCAAGGTGGTATTCACAGCATATTGATAGGTATTGGATCGACGCTACTAATATTGATAATGATACTCTAGGTTCAATGGGACAAGATACAATTAGTGGATTTATTACGGCCAATGATTTTAGCTTGAGTTCCAATGTATCTACAAAGTTATATGGGATGTATTCTTTTGGGAAGAATTCACCAGTAAAAGCCATTAGGCATGTGGTAACTCCAACTGTAGGTTTCTCTTATCGCCCTGATTTTAGTGAATCTCAATATGGTTATTATGATTCTTATATTAATGCCTACACAGAGGAGGTTGTGGAGTATTCTCTATTTGCTAACGGAATTTATGGCAGTCCAGGAAGTGGCAAAAGTGGGAATCTTAACTTTTCATTAGCCAATAATATTGAAATGAAAGTTAGAGATAGAAATGATACGGTGACTGGAGATCGCAAAATCGTTTTGATTGATAACCTAACTTTTACAACTTCCTATAATATGGCCGTAGATTCTTTAAATTGGCAACCATTGAGGATTAGTGGTAGGACTAAATTATTTAAGAATATCGATATCAGATATAATAGTCTTTGGGATCCATATATTCTTGACTCAGCAGGAACCAAGAATTTGAACCAAACAGAGTGGAGTGTGAATCGTAGGCTTTATAGAATGGAGAATATGAGTTGGTCCACGGGTTTAAACTTGACATTAAATAATAATACCCTAAAAGATGGGTTGTTTAAAAAAGAAGACAAACCAAAGTCAATAGATAAAAAGAAGGAAGAAACCAAGTCAGGAACTATACCTTGGTCTATAAATTTATCTTATAATTTAAGTTATAATATGAGGCATGATTATCTTAATTATGAATTAATCAGAGATAATGATGTCACCCAAACTTTGGGATTTACAGCGAATCTGCAACTCACTCCAAATTGGAAGATGAATTTTCGATCGGGTTATGATTTCAAAAACGAAAAATTGACTACTACCATGATTGATATTGTTAGAGACCTCCATTGCTGGGAAATGCGTTTCAACTGGACCCCATTCGGAACTTGGAAAAGTTGGAACTTCAGTATCAATATTAAATCTTCCATGTTTAAGGACCTAAAAGTGGAGAAGAAAAAGAGTCACCTCGATTATTAA
- a CDS encoding type IX secretion system membrane protein PorP/SprF: MFKKALAFFIIILVIVNDSVAQQEQTFTQYMFVPSVYNPGFTGSRNAICATGIMKQQWVGLEGAPTVYAVSLESPVKMLKGGLGGVISSDQIGGFSTTKVKLNYAYHRKVGNALLGIGVGIGLANKKVDFSYFNVQGEDPLLTSTEEESGMIFDIDAGLYYQKSDKWYLGLSSTQINQGTMEVAGGKTQLKRRYYFTGGYNLKFVRMPKIEVRPSVFLAYTQNSPILLNVGVIGEYNKSFWGGVVYKHQEGVALMAGVNYKNIKVGYAYDINMNALKNGGSHEIRLGYCFKLEIEKPNRSYKNTRFL, from the coding sequence ATGTTTAAAAAAGCCTTAGCTTTTTTTATTATAATATTAGTAATAGTTAATGATTCGGTGGCCCAGCAGGAGCAAACATTCACTCAGTATATGTTTGTCCCTTCGGTTTATAATCCAGGTTTTACGGGCAGTAGAAATGCCATTTGCGCCACTGGAATTATGAAACAACAGTGGGTAGGCCTCGAAGGAGCCCCAACTGTGTATGCCGTTAGCTTGGAGTCCCCGGTGAAAATGCTAAAAGGAGGTTTGGGTGGTGTTATTTCATCAGATCAGATTGGAGGATTTAGTACCACAAAAGTTAAACTAAACTATGCGTACCATCGTAAAGTTGGTAATGCTTTGTTGGGAATAGGAGTTGGGATAGGTTTGGCTAATAAGAAAGTCGATTTTTCTTACTTCAATGTGCAAGGAGAAGATCCTTTACTAACCTCTACCGAAGAAGAATCGGGAATGATCTTTGACATAGATGCTGGATTGTATTATCAAAAATCCGATAAATGGTATTTAGGCTTATCTTCTACACAGATAAATCAAGGAACCATGGAGGTGGCAGGAGGTAAAACACAACTAAAAAGAAGGTATTATTTTACTGGCGGTTATAATTTGAAGTTTGTAAGAATGCCGAAAATTGAAGTAAGACCTTCTGTGTTTTTAGCATACACTCAAAATTCACCAATCCTATTAAATGTCGGTGTGATCGGCGAGTACAATAAATCCTTTTGGGGAGGCGTTGTTTATAAGCATCAAGAAGGAGTTGCTCTAATGGCAGGAGTGAATTATAAGAATATTAAAGTTGGATATGCATACGATATAAATATGAATGCTCTAAAAAACGGAGGGTCGCATGAAATCAGGCTTGGATATTGTTTTAAATTAGAGATTGAGAAACCTAATAGAAGTTATAAAAATACTAGATTTTTATAG
- a CDS encoding SUMF1/EgtB/PvdO family nonheme iron enzyme — translation MTGVNMKKLFFYLLIAVIATSCSNSGNGELIGVQDRPAFYQAAPYGMVFIPLGSFTMGASDQDVPYAHVHEPKTVSTQSFYMDETEITNNEYRQFVNWVRDSIARGYLGQINEEEFLITENEETGELYDPPFLNWETEIDWKSEDEEVRDALEVMYLPTHERFYRKKQIDSRKLIYQYYWIDLHAAAKKEYSRDTRGYVVSDGDYPSDRGGFANRPEGYEDRSIYIRTENINIYPDTLCWIHDFTYSYNDPMAKNYFWHPTYDNYPVVGVNWKQAKAFSYWRTDLMNRWLHQKGEVAVNEFRLPTEVEWEWG, via the coding sequence ATGACAGGAGTTAATATGAAAAAACTGTTTTTTTATTTACTGATTGCGGTTATTGCTACAAGCTGTAGTAATAGTGGTAATGGTGAATTAATAGGTGTACAGGATCGCCCTGCCTTTTATCAGGCAGCTCCTTATGGTATGGTTTTCATACCATTAGGTAGCTTTACGATGGGTGCAAGTGATCAAGATGTACCCTACGCTCATGTTCACGAGCCCAAGACTGTTTCTACTCAGTCCTTTTATATGGACGAAACTGAAATTACTAACAATGAGTACCGACAGTTTGTAAATTGGGTGCGAGATTCAATAGCTCGTGGCTATTTAGGTCAAATAAATGAGGAAGAATTTTTAATCACCGAGAATGAAGAAACCGGTGAGTTATATGATCCTCCATTTTTAAACTGGGAAACCGAGATAGATTGGAAAAGTGAAGATGAGGAAGTTAGAGATGCATTAGAAGTTATGTACCTTCCTACTCACGAAAGGTTTTATCGTAAAAAGCAAATTGATTCTCGTAAATTGATTTATCAATACTACTGGATTGATCTTCATGCTGCGGCTAAAAAGGAGTATTCCAGAGATACTCGGGGTTATGTAGTTTCCGATGGTGATTATCCTTCCGATAGAGGAGGTTTTGCAAATAGGCCAGAAGGTTACGAAGACAGAAGTATTTATATTAGAACAGAAAATATCAATATTTATCCTGATACACTATGTTGGATTCATGATTTTACCTATAGTTATAATGATCCAATGGCTAAAAATTATTTTTGGCATCCAACTTATGATAATTATCCTGTTGTTGGTGTAAACTGGAAACAAGCAAAAGCTTTTAGTTATTGGAGAACAGATTTGATGAACAGGTGGTTACATCAGAAAGGTGAAGTGGCTGTGAACGAATTCAGACTCCCTACTGAGGTTGAATGGGAATGGGG
- a CDS encoding S46 family peptidase, whose protein sequence is MKRISIIFLLFLTVFTSQLSAKEGMWIPLFLGELNEAQMKEMGMNITAEDIYSINNASLKDAIVIFGRGCTGELISDQGLLLTNHHCGYGQIQSHSSIEHDYLTDGFWAMDKGEELVNPGLTATFLVEMREVTEEVLKGIDEQLDEKKRDELVKDNIKKLKEANAMDNGIDIVIKPFFSGNRYFMFFYEVYKDIRLVGAPPSNIGKFGGDTDNWMWPRHTGDFSLFRIYADENNRPAKYAKDNVPYNPKKHLKISLQGVEKGDFTFVYGYPGTTREYLVSDAVKLITEEENPIKIKMRTIRLDIMKAAQNLDPKVRIQYAGKVASLANGWKKWQGENKGIKRMNAIENKFIKENEMIKWMDENPEMKAKYSDVIPEYRKLYAELSPWTKQYQYYREAGMGIELVSFASRFQNIIEELEKEELDETKIEEMAVKLDKSIASFFKNYYQPIDEAIAVRLLDEYYVGVDTEDLPDYFTFIEKKYKNDFKKYVSYLFEKSIFTQQDDLTSLLAKHDKKFLKTIKKDPAFQFSQSLTNKSEEIKEASEDLTSGLQGLDRAYMQMQMDYQPTEVFYPDANFTMRIAYGQVDGYFPRDGVYYEHFTTLDGIMQKENPDIYDYVVKDQLKKLYQEKDFGAYANKEGQMNVCFAASNHTTGGNSGSPVFNADGHLIGINFDRNWEGTMSDIVYDPDQCRNITLDIRYCLFIIDKFAGAGHLVEEMSLIK, encoded by the coding sequence ATGAAAAGAATTAGTATCATTTTTCTTCTGTTTCTCACTGTTTTTACCTCGCAACTTTCTGCAAAAGAAGGCATGTGGATTCCTTTATTTCTTGGAGAATTGAACGAGGCACAGATGAAAGAAATGGGTATGAATATTACGGCAGAAGATATTTATAGTATAAATAATGCCAGCTTAAAAGATGCCATCGTGATTTTTGGTAGAGGATGCACAGGTGAATTGATCAGTGATCAAGGATTACTTTTAACCAATCACCATTGTGGTTATGGACAAATCCAATCTCATAGTAGTATTGAGCATGATTATTTAACCGATGGTTTTTGGGCCATGGATAAAGGTGAGGAGTTAGTTAACCCTGGCCTGACTGCTACTTTTCTTGTGGAAATGAGAGAAGTAACTGAGGAGGTTTTAAAAGGAATAGATGAGCAGTTGGACGAGAAAAAACGAGATGAATTAGTAAAGGACAATATCAAGAAGCTAAAAGAAGCCAATGCTATGGATAATGGCATTGATATTGTCATTAAACCATTCTTCTCTGGAAACAGATATTTCATGTTCTTCTACGAAGTTTATAAGGACATTCGATTGGTTGGTGCACCTCCAAGCAATATTGGCAAGTTCGGTGGTGATACAGATAACTGGATGTGGCCGCGTCATACTGGTGACTTTAGCCTTTTCAGAATTTATGCTGATGAGAACAATCGTCCAGCTAAATATGCTAAAGATAATGTTCCATACAATCCAAAGAAACATTTAAAGATTTCCCTGCAAGGTGTTGAAAAAGGAGACTTCACTTTCGTTTATGGATATCCCGGAACTACTAGAGAATATTTGGTTTCAGATGCAGTGAAATTAATTACCGAAGAAGAAAATCCGATCAAGATAAAAATGCGTACCATTCGCTTAGATATCATGAAAGCGGCACAAAACTTAGATCCAAAAGTTAGAATTCAATATGCAGGTAAAGTGGCCTCGTTGGCTAATGGCTGGAAAAAATGGCAAGGTGAAAATAAAGGTATTAAAAGAATGAATGCCATTGAAAACAAGTTTATTAAAGAAAATGAGATGATAAAGTGGATGGATGAAAATCCTGAAATGAAAGCCAAGTATTCTGATGTTATACCTGAATATAGGAAACTATATGCAGAACTTAGCCCATGGACGAAGCAATATCAGTATTATCGTGAAGCGGGGATGGGTATAGAATTAGTTTCGTTTGCTTCTAGATTTCAAAATATCATAGAGGAATTGGAAAAAGAGGAGCTTGATGAAACTAAAATCGAGGAGATGGCAGTAAAGTTGGACAAGAGTATTGCAAGTTTCTTCAAAAACTATTATCAGCCTATTGATGAAGCTATTGCTGTGCGTTTGTTGGATGAGTATTATGTAGGAGTAGATACTGAAGACCTTCCAGATTATTTTACTTTTATTGAGAAGAAATATAAAAATGATTTTAAAAAGTATGTTTCTTACTTATTTGAAAAGTCTATCTTTACCCAACAAGATGATTTAACCAGTCTTTTGGCTAAGCATGATAAGAAGTTTCTGAAAACCATAAAAAAAGATCCTGCCTTTCAATTTTCTCAAAGTTTAACAAATAAAAGTGAAGAGATTAAGGAGGCTTCAGAAGATTTAACAAGTGGTTTACAAGGCTTGGATAGAGCGTATATGCAAATGCAGATGGATTATCAACCCACAGAGGTTTTCTATCCTGATGCAAATTTCACTATGCGTATTGCTTATGGTCAGGTGGATGGGTACTTTCCTAGAGATGGAGTCTATTATGAGCACTTTACCACCTTAGATGGAATCATGCAAAAAGAAAATCCAGATATTTACGACTATGTGGTGAAAGATCAATTGAAAAAGCTTTATCAAGAGAAGGATTTTGGAGCTTATGCCAATAAAGAAGGTCAGATGAATGTGTGTTTTGCAGCTTCTAATCATACTACTGGAGGTAACTCAGGCAGTCCAGTGTTTAATGCCGATGGCCATTTAATCGGAATAAATTTTGATAGAAACTGGGAAGGAACCATGAGCGATATCGTTTATGATCCTGACCAATGTAGAAATATTACATTAGATATTAGATATTGTCTATTTATCATAGATAAGTTTGCTGGTGCTGGCCATTTGGTTGAAGAAATGTCTTTGATTAAATAA
- a CDS encoding RidA family protein, whose translation MKKVIFTEKAPKAIGPYSQAIEKNGQLFVSGQVPVDPATSKVVEGGITEQTEQVMKNIESILQSAGYSFSDVVKSTCLLSDMSNFAAMNEVYGKYYPENPPARAAFAVKELPLGVLVEIETLAIK comes from the coding sequence ATGAAAAAAGTTATATTTACCGAAAAGGCTCCTAAGGCTATCGGCCCTTACAGTCAGGCCATTGAGAAAAATGGACAATTATTTGTTTCTGGTCAAGTTCCAGTTGATCCTGCAACTTCTAAAGTCGTAGAAGGTGGAATTACGGAACAAACAGAGCAGGTCATGAAGAATATTGAATCCATTTTACAATCCGCGGGTTATTCTTTTTCTGATGTAGTAAAATCTACATGTTTGCTTTCTGATATGTCAAACTTTGCCGCAATGAATGAAGTTTACGGTAAATATTATCCAGAGAATCCTCCAGCACGTGCTGCTTTTGCTGTAAAAGAATTACCATTAGGTGTTTTAGTAGAAATTGAAACTTTAGCTATTAAATAG
- a CDS encoding MlaD family protein: MKINRETKIGIIFIVAAGLLYWGYNFLKGKDVFIKERTFYARYYDVSGLSKSDPVFINGLRAGNVKTLYFEPDNSGRIMVELQLTQDFPLPSNTIAKIISTDLMGTKAISLHIGDTPHLLMDGDTMKTSIESTLQEQMEQTIGPLKHKAEELLSSVDEIIGNLQTILNSETSENIKSSLGHLEKSLVNVESVTGNLDSLLSQETSSIKRILDNAESITSNLRDNNEHLTAILTNFHEISDSLAAADMASTLRYANKSLADFSMVMNKINNGEGSMGALMNNDTLYIEMEKSARDLNLLLEDIKANPGRYVKFSLF; this comes from the coding sequence ATGAAGATCAATAGAGAGACAAAAATTGGAATTATATTTATAGTAGCTGCAGGATTATTATACTGGGGTTATAATTTCCTGAAGGGAAAAGATGTTTTTATTAAAGAGAGAACCTTCTATGCCAGGTACTACGATGTAAGCGGACTATCTAAATCAGACCCTGTTTTTATTAATGGTCTTAGAGCTGGAAATGTAAAAACCCTATATTTTGAGCCTGATAATAGCGGACGAATCATGGTAGAGTTACAGCTGACCCAAGACTTTCCACTACCCTCCAATACCATAGCAAAAATTATAAGCACTGACCTAATGGGCACTAAGGCCATTAGTTTACACATTGGAGACACTCCTCATTTATTGATGGATGGCGACACCATGAAAACCAGTATAGAAAGCACTTTACAAGAACAAATGGAACAAACTATTGGGCCATTAAAGCATAAAGCAGAAGAGCTTCTATCTTCGGTAGATGAAATTATTGGAAACTTACAAACCATACTTAACAGCGAAACCTCTGAGAATATTAAAAGCAGCTTGGGTCATCTAGAGAAATCCCTAGTCAATGTGGAATCAGTTACAGGAAACTTAGATTCTTTATTAAGTCAGGAAACTAGTAGTATAAAGAGGATTTTAGACAATGCTGAGTCCATTACAAGTAATTTAAGGGATAATAATGAGCATTTAACGGCTATTCTTACCAATTTCCATGAGATTAGTGATAGCTTGGCGGCGGCTGATATGGCTTCCACATTAAGGTATGCCAATAAATCCTTAGCTGATTTCTCTATGGTTATGAATAAGATTAATAATGGAGAAGGCTCTATGGGTGCCTTAATGAATAATGACACACTTTATATTGAAATGGAAAAATCAGCAAGAGATTTGAATTTATTATTAGAAGATATTAAAGCAAATCCTGGAAGATATGTGAAATTTAGTTTATTCTAA